In a single window of the Streptococcus ilei genome:
- a CDS encoding bifunctional glycosyltransferase family 2/GtrA family protein: MNYLVIPAYQPDQKLLKLVQKLREKCDFSIIVVDDGSSEECQAIFEKLDGLATVLHHEVNLGKGGALKTAYTYIQEQGQYGTVITADADGQHKVWDIFRVANQSQENPNQLILGARAFSGKVPLRSAFGNKLTRFLFKQQTGVPVTDTQTGLRAFTTNMIPFMLEIEGQRYEYEMNVLLAASKTFPILEVPIETVYINDNEGSHFRPVRDGLMIYKDMFKFALSSLSSFIVDYLVYAFFLFVMMAVPISLRILLANGIARVTSSIFNYSTNKRLVFKNKDSVARTGSGYLGLAIGLFILDTLLIRLFYTSFGLHLLLSKVIVGLLLFVVSWLIQKKIIFKERTAPTHEIL, encoded by the coding sequence ATGAATTATTTAGTCATCCCCGCTTATCAACCCGATCAAAAACTTCTCAAACTGGTTCAAAAATTGAGAGAAAAATGTGACTTCTCCATTATCGTTGTGGACGATGGTAGTTCTGAGGAGTGCCAAGCTATTTTTGAAAAATTAGACGGGCTAGCTACCGTTCTTCACCACGAAGTGAACCTTGGTAAAGGAGGAGCTCTCAAAACAGCCTACACCTACATTCAAGAGCAAGGGCAATACGGGACAGTCATCACTGCCGATGCCGATGGCCAACATAAGGTATGGGATATCTTCCGTGTGGCCAATCAATCGCAAGAAAATCCGAACCAATTGATTCTAGGGGCACGCGCCTTTTCAGGCAAGGTTCCTTTGCGTTCTGCTTTTGGAAATAAGTTGACCCGCTTCTTGTTCAAGCAACAAACAGGGGTCCCTGTGACGGATACGCAGACTGGCCTTAGAGCCTTTACAACTAACATGATTCCTTTTATGTTAGAAATTGAGGGACAACGGTATGAGTACGAAATGAATGTGCTCCTTGCAGCGAGCAAGACATTTCCCATCTTAGAAGTTCCAATTGAAACAGTCTATATCAATGACAATGAAGGGTCCCACTTCCGCCCTGTTCGAGATGGCCTCATGATTTACAAGGACATGTTCAAGTTCGCTCTCTCCTCTCTAAGTAGCTTTATCGTTGACTATCTGGTCTATGCCTTTTTCCTTTTCGTGATGATGGCGGTGCCGATTAGTCTTCGGATTCTCCTGGCAAACGGGATTGCTCGTGTGACGAGCTCTATCTTTAACTACTCGACCAATAAACGTCTCGTCTTTAAGAACAAAGACAGCGTGGCCCGAACCGGAAGTGGTTACTTGGGACTTGCTATTGGACTCTTTATTCTCGATACCCTCTTGATTCGACTTTTCTATACAAGCTTCGGTCTCCATTTGCTCCTCAGCAAGGTGATCGTCGGACTCTTGCTTTTCGTCGTCTCATGGCTGATTCAGAAAAAAATCATTTTCAAGGAAAGGACTGCACCTACTCATGAAATTCTTTAA
- a CDS encoding urocanate hydratase has protein sequence MSFIDDKEIAAAMSVKLDFDVLPEKATFQEGIRRAPDRGFRLTQAQTEIALKNALRYIPKKFHQELIPEFLEELKTRGRIYGYRFRPKDRIYGKPIDEYKGKCTAAKAMQVMIDNNLSFEIALYPYELVTYGETGSVCANWMQYNLIKKYLEVMTEDQTLVVESGHPLGLFKSKPEAPRVIITNGLLIGEYDNMQDWEIAEEMGVTNYGQMTAGGWMYIGPQGIVHGTFNTLLNAGRLKLGVADNGDLTGKLFISSGLGGMSGAQGKAAEIAKAVAIVAEVDRSRIETRHSQGWISQVTDSAEEAVKLAQAALEAGESTSIAYHGNIVDLLEYVNEHQVHVHLLSDQTSCHNVYDGGYCPVGISFEERTRLLAEDKETFHRLVDETLARHFAVIKALTAKGTYFFDYGNAFMKSVYDSGIKEISKNGLDDKDGFIWPSYVEDIMGPMLFDYGYGPFRWVCLSGKHEDLIATDHAAMEAIDPTRRYQDRDNYNWIRDAEKNQLVVGTQARILYQDCMGRVNIALKFNELIRQGKIGPVMIGRDHHDVSGTDAPFRETSNIKDGSNVTCDMAVQCYAGNAARGMSLVALHNGGGTGIGKAINGGFGLVLDGSHRIDEIIKSAIAWDTMGGVARRNWARNNHAIETAIEYNRLHAGTDHITIPYLADEDLVKDAVQKLF, from the coding sequence ATGTCATTTATAGACGATAAAGAAATTGCAGCTGCTATGTCTGTCAAACTTGACTTTGATGTCCTACCTGAAAAAGCAACTTTTCAAGAGGGCATCCGTCGTGCACCTGATAGAGGCTTCCGCTTAACGCAAGCTCAGACTGAGATTGCCCTTAAAAACGCTCTGCGTTATATCCCTAAAAAATTCCACCAAGAGTTGATCCCAGAATTTTTAGAAGAACTAAAAACTCGCGGACGGATCTATGGCTACCGCTTCCGTCCAAAAGATCGGATCTATGGAAAACCAATTGATGAGTACAAAGGAAAATGCACTGCTGCTAAGGCCATGCAGGTTATGATTGACAACAACTTGAGCTTTGAAATTGCCCTTTATCCATATGAATTGGTCACTTACGGAGAAACAGGTTCTGTCTGTGCCAACTGGATGCAATACAACTTGATCAAGAAATACTTGGAAGTGATGACAGAAGACCAAACCTTGGTCGTTGAATCTGGTCACCCACTCGGACTCTTCAAGTCTAAACCAGAAGCTCCTCGCGTTATCATTACCAACGGTCTTTTGATTGGTGAGTATGACAACATGCAGGATTGGGAAATTGCTGAAGAGATGGGCGTTACTAACTATGGTCAGATGACTGCTGGTGGCTGGATGTATATCGGCCCTCAAGGAATCGTCCATGGTACTTTCAATACCCTTCTCAACGCTGGACGTCTTAAACTCGGCGTTGCTGACAATGGCGACTTAACTGGTAAACTCTTTATTTCATCTGGTCTCGGTGGGATGAGTGGTGCTCAAGGAAAAGCAGCTGAAATTGCAAAAGCTGTTGCGATCGTTGCAGAAGTGGATCGCTCTCGTATTGAAACCCGTCACTCGCAAGGTTGGATTAGCCAAGTAACCGACAGTGCCGAAGAAGCTGTGAAATTGGCTCAAGCAGCACTGGAAGCTGGTGAATCAACTTCTATTGCCTACCATGGTAATATCGTAGACTTGCTCGAATATGTCAACGAACACCAAGTCCACGTTCACCTCTTGTCTGACCAAACCTCTTGCCACAACGTCTATGATGGTGGCTATTGCCCAGTTGGGATCAGCTTTGAAGAACGGACACGTTTGTTGGCAGAAGACAAAGAAACCTTCCATCGCTTGGTCGATGAAACCTTAGCTCGTCACTTTGCAGTGATTAAAGCTTTGACGGCTAAAGGTACCTACTTCTTCGACTACGGTAATGCCTTTATGAAATCTGTTTACGACTCTGGCATCAAGGAAATTTCTAAGAATGGTCTCGATGACAAGGACGGTTTCATTTGGCCATCTTATGTAGAAGATATCATGGGACCTATGCTCTTTGACTATGGTTATGGTCCATTCCGTTGGGTCTGCCTAAGCGGTAAACACGAAGACTTGATTGCAACTGACCACGCTGCTATGGAAGCGATCGATCCAACTCGTCGCTACCAAGACCGCGATAACTACAACTGGATTCGCGATGCTGAAAAGAACCAATTAGTCGTTGGTACACAGGCTCGTATCCTCTATCAAGATTGTATGGGACGTGTCAATATCGCTTTGAAATTTAATGAACTCATTCGCCAAGGCAAGATTGGACCGGTCATGATTGGACGTGACCACCATGACGTATCTGGTACAGATGCTCCATTCCGTGAAACCTCCAATATCAAAGATGGTTCAAACGTTACCTGCGATATGGCGGTTCAATGTTACGCCGGTAACGCCGCTCGCGGTATGAGTCTCGTGGCTCTCCACAATGGTGGTGGTACTGGTATCGGTAAGGCCATCAACGGAGGATTTGGTCTCGTTCTAGACGGTAGCCACCGGATCGACGAAATCATCAAATCTGCGATTGCATGGGATACCATGGGTGGGGTTGCTCGTCGGAACTGGGCAAGAAATAACCATGCCATCGAAACAGCCATCGAATACAACCGCCTCCATGCAGGAACAGACCACATCACCATTCCGTATCTGGCAGATGAAGATTTGGTCAAAGATGCGGTTCAAAAATTGTTTTAA
- a CDS encoding phosphoketolase family protein, which yields MTVDFNSKAYLDKVDAWWRAANYISAAQMYLKDNPLLKREVVENDLKAHPIGHWGTVPGQNFIYAHLNRAINKYDLDMFYIEGPGHGGQVMVSNSYLDGSYTELNPNIPQNEEGFKHLCKIFSFPGGIASHAAPETPGSIHEGGELGYALSHAAGAVLDNPDVIAATVIGDGEGETGPLMAGWLANTFLNPVNDGAVLPIFYLNGGKIHNPTIFERKTDEELALFFEGLGWKPIFADVTAISDDHAAAHALFAEKLDEAIEEIKKVQAEARKGSAEEATQPVYPVLIARIPKGWTGPKAWEGTPIEGGFRAHQVPIPVDAHHMEHVDALLSWLESYRPAELFDETGKLLPEIAEIAPKGDRRMAMNPITNAGVIKPMNTADWKKHAFKIETPGAIMAQDMIEFGKYAADLVDANPDNFRIFGPDETKSNRLQEVFTRTSRQWLGRMKPDYDEALSPVGRVIDSQLSEHQAEGMLEGYVLTGRHGFFASYESFLRVVDSMITQHFKWLRKSKTHTTWRKNYPALNLIATSTVFQQDHNGYTHQDPGILTHLAEKTPEYIREYLPADTNSLLAVMDQAFKAEDVINLVVTSKHPRPQFYSADEAEELVREGYKVIDWASTVSADEEPDLVIAAAGTEPNLEALAAITILHKAFPELKIRFVNVVDILKLRHPSVDARGLSDEEFDKVFTTDKPVIFAFHGYEGMIRDIFFNRHNHNLRVHGYRENGDITTPFDMRVMSELDRFHLAQDAANAALGEAASEFAAQMDETIAFHNAYIREHGDDIPEVHNWKWENVNK from the coding sequence ATGACTGTTGATTTTAACAGCAAAGCTTACTTGGATAAAGTGGATGCTTGGTGGCGTGCAGCGAACTACATTTCAGCTGCTCAAATGTACTTGAAAGACAACCCACTTTTGAAACGTGAAGTAGTAGAGAATGACTTGAAAGCTCACCCAATCGGACACTGGGGAACTGTTCCAGGACAAAACTTTATCTACGCACACTTGAACCGTGCAATCAACAAGTATGACTTGGATATGTTCTACATTGAAGGACCAGGTCATGGTGGACAAGTTATGGTGTCCAACTCTTACTTAGATGGTTCTTACACAGAATTGAATCCAAATATCCCACAAAATGAAGAAGGTTTCAAACACCTATGTAAAATCTTCTCATTCCCAGGAGGGATTGCATCTCACGCGGCGCCTGAAACTCCAGGATCTATCCACGAAGGTGGAGAACTTGGTTATGCATTGTCACACGCAGCTGGAGCTGTTTTGGATAATCCAGATGTGATTGCTGCAACTGTTATCGGTGATGGTGAAGGGGAAACTGGTCCATTGATGGCTGGATGGTTAGCCAATACCTTCTTGAACCCAGTCAACGATGGTGCTGTTCTTCCAATCTTCTACCTCAACGGTGGGAAGATCCACAACCCAACAATCTTCGAACGTAAAACAGACGAAGAATTGGCCCTCTTCTTTGAAGGTCTTGGTTGGAAACCAATCTTTGCTGACGTAACAGCTATTTCTGACGACCATGCAGCAGCTCATGCTCTGTTTGCAGAAAAATTGGATGAAGCAATTGAAGAAATCAAGAAAGTTCAAGCAGAAGCGCGCAAAGGATCTGCAGAAGAAGCTACTCAACCAGTATATCCTGTCTTGATTGCTCGTATTCCTAAAGGCTGGACTGGACCAAAAGCTTGGGAAGGAACACCAATCGAAGGTGGATTCCGTGCCCACCAAGTTCCAATCCCAGTAGATGCTCACCACATGGAGCATGTAGATGCCCTTCTTTCATGGTTGGAATCATACCGTCCAGCTGAGTTGTTTGACGAAACTGGTAAATTACTTCCTGAGATTGCTGAAATCGCACCAAAAGGTGACCGTCGTATGGCCATGAACCCAATCACTAATGCTGGTGTGATCAAGCCAATGAACACTGCTGATTGGAAGAAACACGCCTTCAAGATTGAAACACCAGGCGCGATCATGGCACAAGATATGATCGAATTTGGTAAGTATGCAGCAGACCTTGTGGATGCAAACCCAGACAACTTCCGTATCTTTGGACCAGATGAAACCAAATCAAACCGTCTTCAAGAAGTCTTCACACGTACAAGCCGTCAATGGTTAGGACGTATGAAACCTGACTATGATGAAGCTTTGAGCCCTGTTGGACGTGTAATTGACTCTCAATTGTCAGAGCACCAAGCAGAAGGAATGCTTGAAGGATATGTCTTGACAGGTCGTCATGGATTCTTCGCTTCTTACGAATCATTCCTTCGTGTTGTAGATTCTATGATCACTCAACACTTCAAATGGTTGCGTAAATCTAAGACACACACGACATGGCGTAAAAACTACCCAGCCTTGAACTTGATTGCAACTTCAACTGTCTTCCAACAAGACCACAATGGATACACTCACCAAGATCCAGGTATCTTGACTCACTTGGCTGAGAAAACTCCAGAATACATCCGTGAATACTTGCCAGCAGATACCAATAGCTTGCTTGCAGTGATGGACCAAGCCTTCAAGGCAGAAGATGTGATCAATTTGGTCGTTACTTCTAAACACCCACGTCCTCAATTCTACTCAGCAGATGAAGCTGAAGAATTGGTACGCGAAGGCTACAAAGTGATTGATTGGGCTTCAACTGTTTCAGCAGATGAAGAACCAGATCTTGTCATTGCAGCTGCAGGTACAGAGCCGAACTTAGAAGCTCTTGCAGCCATCACAATCTTGCACAAGGCATTCCCAGAATTGAAGATCCGTTTTGTCAATGTTGTAGATATCTTGAAATTGCGTCACCCTTCAGTAGATGCGCGTGGACTTTCAGATGAAGAGTTCGACAAAGTCTTCACAACTGATAAACCAGTCATCTTTGCCTTCCACGGTTACGAAGGCATGATCCGTGACATCTTCTTCAACCGTCACAACCACAACTTGCGTGTGCATGGATACCGTGAAAACGGAGACATCACAACACCATTCGACATGCGTGTCATGTCTGAATTGGATCGCTTCCACTTGGCACAAGATGCAGCCAATGCAGCTCTTGGAGAAGCAGCAAGTGAATTTGCAGCTCAAATGGATGAGACAATTGCCTTCCATAATGCCTACATTCGTGAACACGGTGATGATATCCCAGAAGTACACAACTGGAAATGGGAAAATGTAAATAAATAA
- the ftcD gene encoding glutamate formimidoyltransferase yields MAKIVECIPNFSEGRNQAVIDGLAATAKSIPGVTLLDYSSDASHNRSVFTLVGDEESIQEVAFQLVKYASENIDMTKHEGEHPRMGATDVCPFVPVKDITTDECVEIANKVAERINRELGIPIFLYEDAATRPERKNLAKVRKGQFEGMPEKLLEEDWKPDYGERKIHPTAGVTAVGVRMPLVAFNINLDTDDLEIANNISKIIRGSSGGYKYCKAIGVMLEDRNIAQVSINMVNLEKFPLYRVVETVRFEAQRYGVRITGTELIGLAPAKALIDSAEYYLQLEDFDYSKQVLENHLLG; encoded by the coding sequence ATGGCAAAAATTGTTGAGTGTATTCCAAACTTCTCTGAAGGACGCAATCAAGCTGTGATCGACGGATTAGCAGCCACAGCAAAAAGTATTCCAGGTGTTACGCTGCTGGACTACTCGTCTGACGCCAGTCACAACCGGAGCGTCTTTACACTCGTTGGGGATGAAGAAAGCATTCAAGAAGTTGCTTTCCAATTGGTAAAATACGCATCTGAAAACATCGATATGACCAAGCACGAAGGCGAACACCCTCGTATGGGGGCAACAGACGTTTGTCCTTTCGTTCCAGTCAAAGATATCACAACAGATGAATGTGTCGAAATCGCCAATAAAGTAGCCGAACGCATCAATCGTGAATTAGGTATTCCAATCTTCCTTTATGAAGATGCTGCAACTCGCCCAGAACGAAAAAACTTGGCGAAGGTTCGCAAAGGACAATTTGAAGGAATGCCAGAAAAACTGTTGGAAGAAGACTGGAAGCCAGACTACGGTGAACGCAAGATTCACCCAACTGCAGGGGTTACGGCTGTTGGTGTCCGTATGCCACTCGTTGCTTTCAATATCAACCTTGACACAGATGATCTAGAAATTGCCAACAACATTTCTAAAATCATTCGTGGATCTAGCGGTGGATACAAATACTGTAAAGCAATCGGTGTCATGCTAGAAGATCGCAACATCGCCCAAGTCTCTATCAACATGGTCAACTTGGAAAAATTCCCATTGTATCGCGTCGTTGAAACCGTTCGTTTCGAAGCACAACGCTACGGGGTTCGCATCACTGGAACAGAACTCATTGGACTGGCTCCTGCTAAGGCTTTGATTGACTCTGCTGAATACTACTTGCAATTAGAAGACTTTGACTATAGCAAACAAGTCTTGGAAAATCACTTGTTGGGTTAG
- the rpsF gene encoding 30S ribosomal protein S6 gives MAKYEILYIIRPNIEEEAKNALVARFDSILTDNGATVVESKDWEKRRLAYEIQDFREGLYHIVNVEANDDVALNEFDRLSKINGDILRHMIVKVDA, from the coding sequence ATGGCTAAATACGAAATTCTTTATATTATTCGTCCAAACATTGAAGAAGAAGCTAAAAACGCTTTGGTAGCACGCTTTGACTCTATCTTGACTGACAACGGTGCAACTGTTGTTGAATCAAAAGATTGGGAAAAACGTCGTCTTGCATACGAAATCCAAGATTTCCGTGAAGGACTTTACCACATCGTAAACGTTGAAGCGAACGACGATGTAGCTCTTAACGAGTTCGACCGTCTTTCAAAAATCAACGGTGACATTCTTCGTCACATGATCGTAAAAGTTGACGCGTAA
- a CDS encoding phosphodiester glycosidase family protein, which yields MKFFKKSYTYAACFGILLTSSFSYSMLKTFVLSDAIQTVKATTTDTKAAKQAVASATTTDSSYSDDNIQVNLTEKTVENTQVYIADITVSSSDYLKTALAQNTYGTNVTAKTSVTAAENNAILAVNGDYYGANSTGYVIRNGVVYRDTVREDSSNGDLAIYKDGSFKIIYEDEISAEQLVKDGVVNLLAFGPSLVEDGEIVVDTNSEVGQSMSSNPRTAIGIIDENRYIIVVSDGRTSESEGLSLYQLAEVMKSYGVKTAYNLDGGGSSTLYFNGQVMNKPTTNGTISERAVSDIVYIGY from the coding sequence ATGAAATTCTTTAAAAAATCTTATACTTACGCTGCTTGTTTTGGTATCCTGCTAACAAGCTCCTTCAGCTATTCTATGCTCAAGACCTTCGTCTTATCGGATGCTATCCAAACCGTCAAAGCAACGACTACTGATACTAAAGCTGCTAAACAAGCTGTGGCTTCTGCGACAACTACAGATAGCAGTTACTCCGATGACAATATCCAGGTAAACTTGACAGAAAAAACAGTTGAAAATACCCAGGTTTACATTGCAGATATTACGGTTAGCTCCTCAGACTATCTCAAGACGGCTCTAGCCCAAAATACCTATGGAACAAACGTGACAGCTAAGACATCTGTCACGGCAGCTGAGAATAATGCTATTCTAGCCGTCAATGGTGACTACTACGGAGCCAATAGTACCGGCTATGTCATCCGAAACGGAGTGGTTTATCGCGATACGGTTCGTGAAGACTCTAGCAATGGCGACCTAGCCATTTATAAGGATGGTTCCTTCAAGATTATTTACGAAGATGAAATCTCAGCTGAGCAATTGGTCAAAGATGGGGTCGTCAATCTCCTTGCCTTCGGACCTTCCTTGGTTGAAGATGGGGAAATTGTCGTTGATACTAATTCGGAAGTAGGTCAATCCATGTCTTCTAACCCACGAACAGCCATCGGGATCATCGATGAAAACCGCTACATCATTGTCGTCTCAGATGGACGTACTTCAGAGAGTGAAGGTCTTTCTCTCTACCAATTAGCTGAAGTGATGAAATCTTATGGCGTTAAAACAGCCTATAACCTGGACGGTGGTGGTTCTTCTACCCTTTACTTCAACGGCCAAGTTATGAACAAACCAACAACAAATGGTACTATCTCAGAAAGGGCGGTGAGTGACATTGTCTACATCGGTTACTAA
- the hutI gene encoding imidazolonepropionase, protein MSADVLLTHFNQLFCPNDLGHPLYGKEMAEAKILSDAYIAIKDGKILAVGTGQPDPELIDDHTEVKSCEGKVATPGLIDCHTHLVYGGSREHEFAKKLAGVSYLDILAQGGGILSTVRATREASFENLYDKSKRLLDYMLRHGVTTVEAKSGYGLDWETEKRQLDVVAALDHDHDIDLVSTFMAAHAIPTEYKGRSQEYLDLIVEQMLPKVKEGNLAEFCDIFCEKGVFTADESRYLLSKAKEMGFKLRIHADEIESIGGVDVAAELESTSAEHLMVITDEGIQKLAAAKVIGNLLPATTFSLMEDTYAPARKMLDAGMAITLTTDSNPGSCPTANLQFAMHLGCFMMRLTPVEILNAVTINAAYSVDRAKTIGSFDVGKQADITIYDAPNLEYLFYFFATNLVTDVYKNGKKVI, encoded by the coding sequence ATGTCTGCTGATGTACTATTAACCCATTTTAACCAGTTGTTTTGTCCAAATGATTTAGGCCATCCTCTTTATGGCAAGGAGATGGCAGAGGCAAAAATTCTTTCAGATGCTTATATCGCCATTAAAGATGGAAAGATTCTTGCAGTTGGGACAGGTCAACCAGATCCAGAATTGATTGACGACCATACGGAAGTGAAGTCTTGTGAAGGAAAAGTTGCGACCCCTGGTCTGATTGATTGCCATACCCACTTGGTTTATGGTGGCAGTCGTGAACATGAATTTGCTAAAAAATTAGCGGGAGTTTCCTATTTAGATATTCTCGCTCAAGGCGGAGGAATTCTGAGCACTGTTCGGGCGACACGGGAAGCTTCATTTGAGAATCTTTACGACAAGTCTAAACGTCTTTTGGACTATATGTTGCGCCATGGGGTGACAACCGTTGAAGCTAAAAGTGGCTACGGTTTGGATTGGGAAACAGAAAAACGTCAATTAGATGTAGTTGCCGCCTTGGATCATGACCATGACATTGATCTGGTTTCGACCTTTATGGCAGCTCACGCGATTCCAACAGAGTACAAGGGTCGTTCTCAAGAGTATTTAGATCTCATCGTTGAGCAAATGCTTCCGAAGGTGAAAGAAGGCAATCTAGCTGAATTCTGTGACATCTTCTGTGAAAAAGGTGTCTTTACAGCGGATGAATCTCGCTATCTTCTGTCGAAAGCCAAGGAAATGGGCTTCAAGTTACGGATTCATGCAGATGAAATTGAGTCCATCGGTGGCGTAGATGTAGCAGCTGAATTGGAATCCACCAGTGCAGAACACTTGATGGTCATTACGGATGAAGGCATTCAGAAACTAGCAGCAGCTAAGGTCATCGGAAATCTTTTGCCGGCAACAACCTTCAGCCTGATGGAAGATACCTATGCACCGGCTCGGAAGATGTTGGACGCTGGTATGGCCATTACGCTAACGACTGACAGCAATCCAGGCTCTTGTCCAACAGCCAACCTCCAGTTTGCCATGCATCTAGGTTGCTTCATGATGCGCTTGACTCCAGTGGAAATTCTTAATGCCGTGACCATTAATGCGGCTTATTCAGTAGATCGTGCCAAAACGATTGGCTCTTTCGATGTTGGAAAACAGGCTGATATCACGATTTACGACGCACCAAATCTAGAATATCTCTTCTATTTCTTTGCAACGAATCTGGTGACAGATGTCTATAAGAATGGTAAGAAAGTGATTTAA
- a CDS encoding cyclodeaminase/cyclohydrolase family protein: MKLVDLSITEFAKVLGSDAPAPGGGSAAALSAANGISLTKMVCELTIGKKKYAEFEDHIKGVHEKSAHLQDQLLEAIDKDTEAFNVVSAVFDLPKETEEEKVARREAMQKALKHATVSPFSMMELIVEALETTKEAVGKSNTNAASDLGVAALNLKAGLQGAWLNVLINISGIKDQDFVQEYHSKGLELLQTGSELADNIYQSILESLS; this comes from the coding sequence ATGAAACTAGTTGACTTAAGTATTACAGAGTTTGCCAAGGTTCTTGGTTCAGATGCCCCAGCTCCAGGTGGCGGTTCTGCTGCTGCCCTATCTGCTGCAAACGGGATTTCACTTACAAAAATGGTCTGTGAACTGACCATCGGTAAGAAAAAATACGCTGAATTTGAAGACCACATCAAAGGGGTTCACGAAAAAAGTGCCCACCTCCAAGACCAATTACTAGAAGCCATCGACAAAGATACAGAAGCTTTCAACGTGGTATCAGCAGTCTTTGATCTTCCAAAGGAAACGGAAGAAGAGAAAGTCGCTCGTCGTGAAGCCATGCAAAAAGCTTTGAAACATGCGACAGTATCTCCTTTCTCTATGATGGAGCTCATCGTTGAGGCGCTTGAAACAACAAAAGAAGCTGTTGGTAAGTCCAACACCAATGCGGCGAGTGACCTAGGAGTGGCTGCTCTCAATCTCAAGGCTGGACTTCAGGGGGCTTGGCTCAATGTCCTGATCAACATTTCAGGAATCAAGGACCAAGACTTCGTCCAAGAATACCATAGCAAGGGACTCGAACTCCTCCAAACAGGCTCTGAGCTTGCAGATAACATTTACCAAAGCATTTTAGAAAGCCTATCTTAA